One region of Lytechinus pictus isolate F3 Inbred chromosome 8, Lp3.0, whole genome shotgun sequence genomic DNA includes:
- the LOC135155230 gene encoding uncharacterized protein LOC135155230, whose amino-acid sequence MLLNANVSAEVVNSIKRPNSSTPLHDLTTKRSRDSFYKKELSYIPPAAVKLGERYVTVKGRLVKKDVTAYKIPFLESIVNLLHVPEIWKYVNNGHASSSGFMCDIGDGNYVKSNGLFSRNPKALQIILNTDDIEIVNPIGSHTKKHKLSMFYFTLANIPPELRSGLHAIQLWGVAKAKDIRKYGPQSLLDEFITTVRSLSSGGINVEINGEQVLVEGNLVIVPCDTLAAQWLAGFKEGVGFAHKACRECEATQVEMQREFVDSNFRKRDEEEHKRRCDALESPLSKEAKTYWSKEWGVNTRSCLSEIPDFKLCSGFVQDPMHILLEGLVPYELKLLLTDFVKESKYFTLKWLNFKILSFPYTYLECAARPEIIDANSLKDKGRIKQTSAAMMTLITILPLVVADKVPKMNEKWLNFLRLVQMTLLATSPTCMLTTAALLRQLTYEHHTKFVSLYPRARVIPKMHYCLHLPEQLVQYGLLRNHWCMRFEAKHGFFKTKKWRCFKNLPLSISTKHQKYMCYKQHGATNGKRSESFLYAGDIVKEGDTVVFQEAFPHLVASMTDILGHEMDENFRVYGTNDVVILGRDYRCGCCLVLAYQDDMPQFGLVEGIFLFEGNTMFIVKCMHIQCFDTHVLAYILEPTREYRIVPYAKLFSKWPLSVHKHHGDICVMNKYTYTCESL is encoded by the coding sequence ATGTTATTAAATGCAAATGTTTCTGCAGAAGTGGTAAACTCCATCAAGAGACCCAACTCGTCAACACCTTTGCATGATTTAACAACAAAGAGGTCCAGAGACTCATTTTACAAGAAAGAATTGTCGTACATCCCACCAGCTGCAGTTAAACTTGGTGAACGATATGTTACTGTTAAGGGCAGACTTGTGAAGAAAGATGTCACAGCGTATAAGATTCCTTTTTTGGAGAGCATTGTTAATTTGCTTCATGTGCCAGAAATATGGAAGTATGTAAACAATGGGCATGCAAGTTCTTCTGGTTTCATGTGTGACATTGGAGATGGAAATTACGTCAAGTCTAATGGCTTATTCAGCAGAAACCCAAAAGCCCTTCAAATAATCCTCAACACAGATGACATTGAAATTGTCAACCCAATTGGCTCTCACACAAAGAAACACAAACTGAGTATGTTTTACTTCACTCTTGCAAACATTCCCCCAGAATTGAGATCAGGACTACATGCCATACAACTTTGGGGTGTTGCTAAAGCAAAGGATATTAGGAAGTATGGGCCTCAATCTTTGTTGGATGAATTCatcacaacagtgaggtcattgTCAAGTGGAGGAATCAATGTTGAAATAAATGGTGAGCAAGTGCTCGTTGAAGGAAATCTTGTCATTGTGCCATGTGACACCCTTGCAGCACAATGGCTTGCTGGCTTCAAAGAAGGTGTTGGATTTGCCCACAAGGCATGCAGAGAATGTGAGGCTACACAAGTTGAAATGCAAAGAGAGTTTGTCGATAGCAACTTTAGGAAGAGGGATGAGGAAGAACATAAAAGGAGATGTGATGCCCTAGAATCACCCCTATCTAAAGAAGCAAAAACATACTGGAGCAAGGAATGGGGTGTGAACACCAGAAGCTGTCTGTCTGAAATTCCTGATTTCAAACTTTGCTCAGGTTTTGTACAAGACCCCATGCACATTTTGCTTGAAGGCTTAGTCCCATATGAGCTCAAGCTTTTGCTTACAGATTTTGTTAAAGAGTCCAAGTATTTCACCTTGAAGTGGctcaatttcaaaattctttctTTCCCATACACCTATTTGGAGTGTGCAGCCCGTCCAGAAATAATTGATGCTAATTCCCTCAAGGATAAGGGCAGAATCAAACAGACATCTGCAGCAATGATGACCCTTATTACTATCCTTCCTCTGGTTGTTGCTGATAAAGTAccaaagatgaatgaaaaatggCTCAATTTTCTCAGGCTTGTTCAAATGACCCTTCTTGCCACATCCCCAACTTGTATGTTGACTACTGCAGCACTTCTAAGACAATTGACGTATGAACATCACACAAAATTTGTGTCTCTCTATCCAAGGGCACGGGTCATTCCAAAAATGCACTATTGCTTGCATTTGCCGGAACAGCTTGTGCAGTATGGTCTTTTGAGGAACCACTGGTGTATGCGCTTTGAAGCCAAACATGGCTTTTTCAAGACAAAGAAATGGAGATGCTTCAAAAATTTGCCTTTGAGCATAAGCACTAAACACCAAAAGTACATGTGTTACAAACAACATGGTGCCACAAATGGTAAAAGATCAGAGTCCTTCCTATATGCAGGTGACATCGTCAAGGAAGGAGATACTGTTGTCTTCCAAGAAGCATTTCCTCACCTTGTTGCGTCCATGACTGATATCCTTGGTCATGAAATGGACGAGAACTTCCGTGTGTACGGGACAAACGATGTTGTGATTTTGGGTCGTGACTACAGATGTGGTTGCTGTCTGGTTTTGGCTTACCAAGATGACATGCCACAGTTCGGACTTGTTGAGGGCATTTTCCTCTTTGAAGGAAATACAATGTTTATAGTGAAGTGCATGCATATTCAATGCTTTGACACCCATGTCTTGGCATATATCCTTGAACCAACTCGTGAGTACCGGATTGTACCATATGCAAAGCTATTTTCCAAATGGCCTCTGAGCGTGCATAAACATCATGGTGACATATGTGTCATGAACAAGTATACTTACACTTGTGAAAGCCTTTGA